Genomic window (Corynebacterium simulans):
GAAACCGGTATATCAACCAGTGGCGGATAACAAGGATCACAACAACGATCCAAAGAAGACAGAGCCACAAGTCAAGGGTTCGCAGGACAAGTCTGCGAACATGCCTTCCCAGGCTAAGTCTGCCAAGGCAAACTCCTCTAAGCCAGCACAGCAGAAGCAGTCCGAACAGAAGCAGCCTGAGCAAAAGAAGTCGACTTCTGCCCCTAAGAAGCCGGAGAACTCTAAGCCTGCCGCTGCCCCTAACAAGCCGGCCGCACAAAACAAGCCTTCCGCAGCATCGGGCAAGCTTGACACTTCCAACGCCAAGCCAGGCAATACGGTACCGAAGCCAAGTGCGCCAGCCCCTACACAAGGTTCTGCTGAATCTAAGCCGCAGCCAGATCCTCAGAAGAAGCAGACTGATTCCAAGGCTCCAGCAAAGCCAGCTCCGAAGAACACCAAGAATGCTCGTCTGGTCTACCCACCTCAGGAAAAGGGCGCTGCAAACAAGCCAGCATCAGCTTCCCAACAGAAGACCGAGGCAAAGCAATCTCCTGCCGCTCCCAAGGGCGTAGCGCCGAAGAACTCTACACCTAAGAATTCTGCAGATTCCGCAGCCTCCTCATCCAAGGATGCGAAGGCCAACAAGCCTGCTGCAGAAAAACCAAAGCAGTCTGCACAAAAGGCACAGCCGACGCAGCCCCCAAAGCAAGCACCTCAGAAGTCTCAGCCTGCCCAGCAACTTAAGCCAAAGACTTCTCAAGCTCCTCAGCAGAAAACTGCCGCTGCGAAGCCTCAGCCCGCTCAACAGCAGAAGCCACAAACTGCGCAGCAACAGAAGCTGGCGCAAAAGCAGGCCAGCCAACCCCAAAAGACTCCTGCTCAAAAGCCGATAAGCCCGAAGTCTCTGCCTGCCAAGAATGTGCAGCCAGGCGCCAAGGCTCAGCCAAGCAATAAGCCTCAGCAGCCTGCACAGAAGTCTGCACAGCAAAAGCCCCAGCCACAGCCGCAGAACCAGAACCAGTCTGGTTCTGCTCAAAAGCAACAGCTAAAGTCAGCTCCGCTACCAAAGAATGCTGCACAAAAGCCACAGCAGCAGGCTCAGCCAGCTCCGAAGGCTTCTGTTCAGAAACCAATTCAGTCGAAGCCGTCGGCACCGCAGGCTAAGTCTGCTGAGAAGCCAGCCGAGAAGCCTAAGCCTGCTGCGAAGTCTGCACCACAGACCGAGCAAAAGTCAGGCAAGAAGCCGCAGCCGTCTCAACCGAAAAAGAACACTGACGGCGCTGGCGGTGCTGGTCGCGCTGCTGGCGCTGCTGCAGCGGCAGGCGCAGCTGGTGCCGCAGGCGCAGCAGGTGCTTCCGCAGCAAAGTCTCCGTCGGCGAAGGCACCAGCGGCCGATCAAGAAATCAAACGTGCGCTCGCACGCCGTTCCCAGCCGGTTGGCACTCCTACCCCGCAGCAGATGAAGGCGCCGAAGCCATCACGCGAGGCGCGCAGAAACTCTGATCAGCACGACGATGCTGGCAAGGGTTCGGCAACTGCTAAGACAGCCGCCGCTGGTGCTGTGGCTGGTGCGGCAGCAGGCGCGGCTAGTGCTTCCACGGCGTCGGCAAGCGAGGCTCCAAAGAAGACCTCCTACGTGCAGCCGCCGCAGAAAGCATCGCAGCCAAAGCAAGACTCCAAACCGGCAAAGCCGGTGATGGTGGACCGCTTCCCGCACGAACCGGAAGCGTTGAAGACCCCGCACGATAGCAAGGAAGTAAAGCGCACTAAGCGCGCACGCCTGCGCCAGGTTAAGGGCCTTGACGGCCTGCGCGGCTTAGCCGTTCTTGCTGTGGTTATCTACCACTTCTTCGGCGACGTGCTGCCTGGTGGTTACCTTGGCGTGGACATGTTCTTCGTGCTCTCCGGCTTCCTCATCACCTCCCTGCTGGTGCGTGAGTTCCGTGTGAGCGGTCGAATCAGCCTGAAGGACTTCTGGGTACGTCGATTCCGCCGCATCCTGCCCGCAGCGCTGACCGTTTTGATTATCTGTACTGCCATCGTGGCCCTCATCGGCGGCGATATCGCAGTCGGTATCCGTGAGCAGTTCCTGGGCACGTTCTTCTTCGTCAACAACTGGACGCAGATTGCCACCTCCCAGTCCTACTTCGCGGACAATGAGATCCAGGTCTTTGCCCACTACTGGTCCTTGGCCGTAGAAGAGCAGTTCTACGTCATCTGGCCGCTGCTTATCTTTGGTGTCTTTGCCATCTCCCGCCGTCAGCCGCGCCGTCTGCCAATCGCAGTCTCGCTGCTGCTGGCTATCGCCTCCGGCGTAGCAATGTGGCTGATTTACGCCCCGGGCCAAGACCCA
Coding sequences:
- a CDS encoding acyltransferase family protein, with product MLATISLENVLKQFLRSLLGRPAQQAQEAPQKPVYQPVADNKDHNNDPKKTEPQVKGSQDKSANMPSQAKSAKANSSKPAQQKQSEQKQPEQKKSTSAPKKPENSKPAAAPNKPAAQNKPSAASGKLDTSNAKPGNTVPKPSAPAPTQGSAESKPQPDPQKKQTDSKAPAKPAPKNTKNARLVYPPQEKGAANKPASASQQKTEAKQSPAAPKGVAPKNSTPKNSADSAASSSKDAKANKPAAEKPKQSAQKAQPTQPPKQAPQKSQPAQQLKPKTSQAPQQKTAAAKPQPAQQQKPQTAQQQKLAQKQASQPQKTPAQKPISPKSLPAKNVQPGAKAQPSNKPQQPAQKSAQQKPQPQPQNQNQSGSAQKQQLKSAPLPKNAAQKPQQQAQPAPKASVQKPIQSKPSAPQAKSAEKPAEKPKPAAKSAPQTEQKSGKKPQPSQPKKNTDGAGGAGRAAGAAAAAGAAGAAGAAGASAAKSPSAKAPAADQEIKRALARRSQPVGTPTPQQMKAPKPSREARRNSDQHDDAGKGSATAKTAAAGAVAGAAAGAASASTASASEAPKKTSYVQPPQKASQPKQDSKPAKPVMVDRFPHEPEALKTPHDSKEVKRTKRARLRQVKGLDGLRGLAVLAVVIYHFFGDVLPGGYLGVDMFFVLSGFLITSLLVREFRVSGRISLKDFWVRRFRRILPAALTVLIICTAIVALIGGDIAVGIREQFLGTFFFVNNWTQIATSQSYFADNEIQVFAHYWSLAVEEQFYVIWPLLIFGVFAISRRQPRRLPIAVSLLLAIASGVAMWLIYAPGQDPTRVYYGTDTHAFGLLIGAILSLIVTSTKSHPKADSWPSPGKSEQVMAGVIGTFALAGYIAQLFLMPDDADFTYRGGLILTSVLGALMIWGVIREFGPLKWIFSTAVMRWLGQRSFSLYLWHWPVVMILRAIFDGNHSSDKPWILGLVAVPISFLLAELSYQFVENPFRRGGYKKTWTGYWAARPSMSEMKDGFAKAFWPLVPLIVVASLVGVGYALATSSDKSELEQQLEQLQKQNKSTQNGSPAPAAAPSTQTEKTRRPMPTGNEITAIGDSVMLAASEALQQRYPGIYIDAEVSRHYSAAPPIIEQLKAAGDLRSTVFLGFGTNGPAFPDQIQEVVDLIGPDHTIVMAVPYGDREWMAQSQSDVIDAAKKYDNVYLADWCTHAQNNPNLLYSDGIHPLPEGASEYALAFHYALLQYSNYDKNLDSKCQI